A region of Ahaetulla prasina isolate Xishuangbanna chromosome 12, ASM2864084v1, whole genome shotgun sequence DNA encodes the following proteins:
- the GARRE1 gene encoding granule associated Rac and RHOG effector protein 1 isoform X1: protein MYCCSAQESKMDYKRRFLLGGSKQKGQQHQQYQVPELGKTLGASLASSAPTSPLVSLAAAGSCSHATPVADLQQGISRYLDALNVFCRASTFLTDLFSSVFRNSHYSKAAMQLKDVQEHVMEAASRLTAAIKPEIAKMLMELSAGAANFKDQKEFSLQDIEVLGRCFLTVMQVHFQFLSQALQKVQPVAQSCFIEAAAQERKNSSMSETSSANPTTELDEAVRSWKGATEATSRLREKEGGREGCLAGIEVQQLFCSQNVAIPEHQLKELNLKTDSALQAYKIALESLGHCEYAMKAGFHLNPKAIEESLQGCCSEAEAQQTGRRQTPPQPIQCELPTVPIQIGAHFLKGISFNESAADNLKLKTHTMIQLIKEAGYHNGMTPRDDSPVTEVLNQVCPSTWRGACKTAVQLLFGQAGLVVVDTAQNENKEAYAPQISLEGSRIVVQVPSTWCLKEDPATMSLLQRSLDPEKMLGLVDVLYTAVFDLNRWKEGREQALPYIQIQLQRESSDFGSHTDLPSGNGSKATGGLQKTFSKLTSRFTKKTSCTSSNNSGNYSIPNIPSKTHFIANNSEDKAKLPSNADARLQSILNLGNFPRVLEPAQLMQSSNHHGVNGLLERPEGGLVEDGKDAKGMNLPTDQEMQEVIDFLSGFNTGKSQQTSPLMRRRTSVASSSAAAEQKAAAVQLPSLQSSSHTPLHHLQPGLPQQPHPQKPQQQQQQQQQQQQQHYQPLRQPIGSQQRQPSKWPGGSSQPPGQTVGPGLSSLPQWSSHAFSDLSSDLYSLGLVNSYMDNMMSEMLGQKPQGPRNNTWPNRDQSDGIFGVLGEFLPFDPAVGSDPEFARYVAGVSQAMQQKRQAQHFRRPSNARSNWSHPDDLHRTWPFPEYFTDGEMTSSWSGTQGDSASSSDETSSANGDSLFSMFSGPDIVAAVKQRRKHSSGEQDTSTLPSPPLLSTVDDHNQDNKTKTWPPKAPWQHTQSGQTMSFYQLSSPASHWNDPMQMLPSPVWSAANDCPPPTGMASPFAYTQQPPQSPPLPLAQHKQGHKGFKPFPGKHERRPSYLPQY from the exons ATGTATTGCTGCAGTGCACAAGAAAGTAAAATGGACTATAAGCGGCGCTTTTTGCTTGGCGGGTCCAAGCAAAAAGGGCAGCAACACCAGCAGTATCAAGTGCCAGAACTGGGCAAGACTCTGGGCGCCTCCTTAGCATCTTCAGCTCCAACCTCTCCTCTGGTTTCCCTGGCTGCTGCTGGCAGCTGCAGTCACGCGACTCCGGTCGCAGACCTCCAGCAGGGAATCTCCAGATACCTAGATGCACTCAATGTATTTTGTCGTGCAAGCACTTTCCTCACAGACCTTTTCAGCAGTGTATTCCGGAACTCGCACTATTCTAAGGCAGCTATGCAACTGAAGGACGTGCAGGAACATGTCATGGAGGCAGCAAGTCGACTCACAGCAGCAATAAAACCAGAAATTGCAAAAATGCTCATGGAACTTAGTGCTGGAGCAGCCAACTTTAAAGATCAGAAGGAGTTCAGCCTACAGGACATTGAG gtACTTGGACGCTGCTTTTTGACCGTGATGCAGGTTCATTTTCAGTTTCTATCCCAGGCTTTGCAGAAAGTCCAGCCAGTGGCTCAGTCATGCTTCATTGAGGCTGCAGCCCAGGAAAGAAAAAATTCTAGCATGAGTGAGACATCCAGCGCAAATCCCACAACCGAACTGGATGAAGCAGTGCGGTCATGGAAGGGAGCAACAGAG GCCACTTCACGGCttcgagagaaagagggaggccgTGAGGGCTGTTTGGCTGGAATCGAGGTCCAGCAACTCTTCTGCTCTCAGAATGTGGCCATTCCAGAGCACCAGCTAAAAGAATTGAACTTGAAAACAGACAGTGCTTTGCAG gcaTATAAGATTGCTTTGGAAAGTTTGGGTCACTGTGAATATGCAATGAAGGCTGGTTTCCACTTGAATCCAAAGGCAATTGAAGAAAGCTTGCAG GGCTGCTGCAGTGAAGCTGAAGCTCAGCAGACTGGACGGAGACAGACTCCCCCTCAGCCTATTCAGTGTGAGCTGCCAACAGTTCCCATCCAGATAGGAGCCCATTTTCTGAAAGGAATATCCTTCAATGAATCTGCAGCAGATAACTTAAAACTGAAAACG CACACTATGATACAATTAATTAAAGAAGCTGGCTACCATAATGGAATGACCCCAAGAGATGACTCTCCTGTGACAGAAGTCCTGAATCAAGTTTGCCCTTCTACATGGCGGGGAGCCTGTAAAACGGCAGTACAATTGTTGTTTGGACAAGCTGGGCTG GTGGTTGTAGACACAGCacagaatgaaaacaaagaagCTTATGCACCACAAATCAGCTTGGAAGGCTCCAGAATTGTGGTTCAAGTCCCATCAACTTG GTGCCTGAAAGAAGATCCTGCCACAATGTCTCTCCTGCAGAGAAGTCTGGATCCAGAGAAAATGTTAGGACTGGTAGATGTACTTTATACTGCCGTGTTTGATCTAAATcgctggaaagaaggaag GGAACAAGCGTTGCCCTACATCCAGATCCAACTACAACGTGAGAGCTCTGACTTCGGAAGTCACACCGACTTACCATCTGGAAATGGCAGTAAAGCAACGGGGGGGTTGCAGAAGACTTTCTCAAAGTTGACATCACGATTTACCAAAAAAACTTCTTGTACAAGTTCAAACAACAGTGGAAATTATTCCATTCCTAATATACCTTCTAAAACCCATTTTATAGCTAACAACTCAGAGGACAAAGCAAAACTACCAAGTAATGCGGATGCACGACTGCAAAGTATtttgaaccttggcaactttccgaGGGTTCTTGAGCCTGCCCAGCTGATGCAGAGCTCAAACCATCATGGGGTCAACGGCCTCCTCGAAAGGCCAGAGGGAGGCCTCGTAGAAGATGGTAAGGATGCCAAGGGCATGAATTTACCAACTGACCAGGAAATGCAGGAGGTCATTGATTTCCTTTCGGGTTTCAACACGGGCAAGTCCCAACAGACTTCTCCACTGATGAGAAGGAGAACCTCGGTTGCCTCTTCTTCTGCTGCAGCAGAACAGAAAGCAGCTGCtgtgcagctgccatcactacagtCGTCATCTCACACCCCACTGCACCATCTTCAGCCCGGGCTGCCCCAGCAGCCCCATCCCCAGAaaccccagcagcagcagcaacagcagcagcagcaacagcaacagcactaTCAGCCCTTGCGCCAGCCCATTGGGTCGCAGCAGCGCCAGCCCAGTAAGTGGCCGGGGGGTTCCAGCCAGCCCCCAGGCCAGACGGTTGGGCCAGGACTGTCCTCGCTGCCTCAGTGGAGCAGCCACGCCTTTTCCGATCTGAGCTCTGACCTGTATAGCCTGGGCCTTGTGAACAGCTACATGGATAACATGATGTCAGAGATGCTGGGGCAGAAACCTCAAGGGCCTAGAAACAATACATGGCCAAACCGTGACCAAAGTGATGGGATCTTTGGGGTGCTGGGAGAATTTCTACCTTTTGACCCTGCAG TTGGCTCAGATCCAGAGTTTGCCCGCTATGTGGCTGGGGTCAGCCAGGCCATGCAACAGAAAAGGCAGGCGCAACACTTCCGTCGCCCCAGCAATGCACGTAGCAACTGGTCTCATCCTGATGACCTCCACAGGACCTGGCCCTTCCCGGAGTATTTCACAGATGG GGAGATGACCAGCAGCTGGTCAGGGACTCAGGGGGACTCTGCCAGCTCCAGTGACGAGACCTCCTCAGCCAATGGAGACAGTTTGTTTTCCATGTTCTCAGGGCCTGACATTGTGGCTGCTGTCAAGCAAAGAAG AAAACACAGCAGTGGGGAACAAGACACAAGCACACTTCCTTCACCACCACTCCTTTCCACCGTGGACGATCATAACCAG GACAACAAAACGAAAACTTGGCCCCCGAAGGCGCCTTGGCAGCACACGCAGTCGGGTCAAACTATGTCTTTCTATCAGCTAAGCAGCCCTGCCAGCCACTGGAACGACCCCATGCAGATGCTGCCGTCTCCCGTTTGGTCAGCCGCCAATGACTGCCCTCCGCCCACAGGAATGGCCTCCCCGTTTGCCTACACCCAGCAGCCTCCGCAGTCGCCACCATTGCCCCTGGCTCAGCACAAGCAGGGGCACAAGGGCTTTAAACCTTTTCCGGGCAAGCACGAGCGTCGGCCATCCTATCTGCCACAGTACTGA
- the GARRE1 gene encoding granule associated Rac and RHOG effector protein 1 isoform X2, protein MQVHFQFLSQALQKVQPVAQSCFIEAAAQERKNSSMSETSSANPTTELDEAVRSWKGATEATSRLREKEGGREGCLAGIEVQQLFCSQNVAIPEHQLKELNLKTDSALQAYKIALESLGHCEYAMKAGFHLNPKAIEESLQGCCSEAEAQQTGRRQTPPQPIQCELPTVPIQIGAHFLKGISFNESAADNLKLKTHTMIQLIKEAGYHNGMTPRDDSPVTEVLNQVCPSTWRGACKTAVQLLFGQAGLVVVDTAQNENKEAYAPQISLEGSRIVVQVPSTWCLKEDPATMSLLQRSLDPEKMLGLVDVLYTAVFDLNRWKEGREQALPYIQIQLQRESSDFGSHTDLPSGNGSKATGGLQKTFSKLTSRFTKKTSCTSSNNSGNYSIPNIPSKTHFIANNSEDKAKLPSNADARLQSILNLGNFPRVLEPAQLMQSSNHHGVNGLLERPEGGLVEDGKDAKGMNLPTDQEMQEVIDFLSGFNTGKSQQTSPLMRRRTSVASSSAAAEQKAAAVQLPSLQSSSHTPLHHLQPGLPQQPHPQKPQQQQQQQQQQQQQHYQPLRQPIGSQQRQPSKWPGGSSQPPGQTVGPGLSSLPQWSSHAFSDLSSDLYSLGLVNSYMDNMMSEMLGQKPQGPRNNTWPNRDQSDGIFGVLGEFLPFDPAVGSDPEFARYVAGVSQAMQQKRQAQHFRRPSNARSNWSHPDDLHRTWPFPEYFTDGEMTSSWSGTQGDSASSSDETSSANGDSLFSMFSGPDIVAAVKQRRKHSSGEQDTSTLPSPPLLSTVDDHNQDNKTKTWPPKAPWQHTQSGQTMSFYQLSSPASHWNDPMQMLPSPVWSAANDCPPPTGMASPFAYTQQPPQSPPLPLAQHKQGHKGFKPFPGKHERRPSYLPQY, encoded by the exons ATGCAGGTTCATTTTCAGTTTCTATCCCAGGCTTTGCAGAAAGTCCAGCCAGTGGCTCAGTCATGCTTCATTGAGGCTGCAGCCCAGGAAAGAAAAAATTCTAGCATGAGTGAGACATCCAGCGCAAATCCCACAACCGAACTGGATGAAGCAGTGCGGTCATGGAAGGGAGCAACAGAG GCCACTTCACGGCttcgagagaaagagggaggccgTGAGGGCTGTTTGGCTGGAATCGAGGTCCAGCAACTCTTCTGCTCTCAGAATGTGGCCATTCCAGAGCACCAGCTAAAAGAATTGAACTTGAAAACAGACAGTGCTTTGCAG gcaTATAAGATTGCTTTGGAAAGTTTGGGTCACTGTGAATATGCAATGAAGGCTGGTTTCCACTTGAATCCAAAGGCAATTGAAGAAAGCTTGCAG GGCTGCTGCAGTGAAGCTGAAGCTCAGCAGACTGGACGGAGACAGACTCCCCCTCAGCCTATTCAGTGTGAGCTGCCAACAGTTCCCATCCAGATAGGAGCCCATTTTCTGAAAGGAATATCCTTCAATGAATCTGCAGCAGATAACTTAAAACTGAAAACG CACACTATGATACAATTAATTAAAGAAGCTGGCTACCATAATGGAATGACCCCAAGAGATGACTCTCCTGTGACAGAAGTCCTGAATCAAGTTTGCCCTTCTACATGGCGGGGAGCCTGTAAAACGGCAGTACAATTGTTGTTTGGACAAGCTGGGCTG GTGGTTGTAGACACAGCacagaatgaaaacaaagaagCTTATGCACCACAAATCAGCTTGGAAGGCTCCAGAATTGTGGTTCAAGTCCCATCAACTTG GTGCCTGAAAGAAGATCCTGCCACAATGTCTCTCCTGCAGAGAAGTCTGGATCCAGAGAAAATGTTAGGACTGGTAGATGTACTTTATACTGCCGTGTTTGATCTAAATcgctggaaagaaggaag GGAACAAGCGTTGCCCTACATCCAGATCCAACTACAACGTGAGAGCTCTGACTTCGGAAGTCACACCGACTTACCATCTGGAAATGGCAGTAAAGCAACGGGGGGGTTGCAGAAGACTTTCTCAAAGTTGACATCACGATTTACCAAAAAAACTTCTTGTACAAGTTCAAACAACAGTGGAAATTATTCCATTCCTAATATACCTTCTAAAACCCATTTTATAGCTAACAACTCAGAGGACAAAGCAAAACTACCAAGTAATGCGGATGCACGACTGCAAAGTATtttgaaccttggcaactttccgaGGGTTCTTGAGCCTGCCCAGCTGATGCAGAGCTCAAACCATCATGGGGTCAACGGCCTCCTCGAAAGGCCAGAGGGAGGCCTCGTAGAAGATGGTAAGGATGCCAAGGGCATGAATTTACCAACTGACCAGGAAATGCAGGAGGTCATTGATTTCCTTTCGGGTTTCAACACGGGCAAGTCCCAACAGACTTCTCCACTGATGAGAAGGAGAACCTCGGTTGCCTCTTCTTCTGCTGCAGCAGAACAGAAAGCAGCTGCtgtgcagctgccatcactacagtCGTCATCTCACACCCCACTGCACCATCTTCAGCCCGGGCTGCCCCAGCAGCCCCATCCCCAGAaaccccagcagcagcagcaacagcagcagcagcaacagcaacagcactaTCAGCCCTTGCGCCAGCCCATTGGGTCGCAGCAGCGCCAGCCCAGTAAGTGGCCGGGGGGTTCCAGCCAGCCCCCAGGCCAGACGGTTGGGCCAGGACTGTCCTCGCTGCCTCAGTGGAGCAGCCACGCCTTTTCCGATCTGAGCTCTGACCTGTATAGCCTGGGCCTTGTGAACAGCTACATGGATAACATGATGTCAGAGATGCTGGGGCAGAAACCTCAAGGGCCTAGAAACAATACATGGCCAAACCGTGACCAAAGTGATGGGATCTTTGGGGTGCTGGGAGAATTTCTACCTTTTGACCCTGCAG TTGGCTCAGATCCAGAGTTTGCCCGCTATGTGGCTGGGGTCAGCCAGGCCATGCAACAGAAAAGGCAGGCGCAACACTTCCGTCGCCCCAGCAATGCACGTAGCAACTGGTCTCATCCTGATGACCTCCACAGGACCTGGCCCTTCCCGGAGTATTTCACAGATGG GGAGATGACCAGCAGCTGGTCAGGGACTCAGGGGGACTCTGCCAGCTCCAGTGACGAGACCTCCTCAGCCAATGGAGACAGTTTGTTTTCCATGTTCTCAGGGCCTGACATTGTGGCTGCTGTCAAGCAAAGAAG AAAACACAGCAGTGGGGAACAAGACACAAGCACACTTCCTTCACCACCACTCCTTTCCACCGTGGACGATCATAACCAG GACAACAAAACGAAAACTTGGCCCCCGAAGGCGCCTTGGCAGCACACGCAGTCGGGTCAAACTATGTCTTTCTATCAGCTAAGCAGCCCTGCCAGCCACTGGAACGACCCCATGCAGATGCTGCCGTCTCCCGTTTGGTCAGCCGCCAATGACTGCCCTCCGCCCACAGGAATGGCCTCCCCGTTTGCCTACACCCAGCAGCCTCCGCAGTCGCCACCATTGCCCCTGGCTCAGCACAAGCAGGGGCACAAGGGCTTTAAACCTTTTCCGGGCAAGCACGAGCGTCGGCCATCCTATCTGCCACAGTACTGA